The Acinetobacter defluvii genome includes a region encoding these proteins:
- a CDS encoding SMI1/KNR4 family protein: MIQEFLNIEEKYKVKFPTRYLQILTQFEYYCLYIKNAHDIDLYPIQKLFSKVKQELCTYEYLQIWQSYQSDQFIKIFVFARSGDGTRLYFNLVDMSIWEYWLDEGSVRQLYKNFEDLMLNAELIDQE, translated from the coding sequence ATGATTCAAGAATTTTTAAATATTGAAGAAAAGTATAAAGTTAAATTCCCAACGCGCTATTTACAGATTTTAACGCAGTTTGAGTACTATTGTTTATATATTAAAAATGCGCATGATATTGATTTGTATCCTATTCAGAAATTATTTTCTAAAGTAAAACAAGAGCTATGTACTTATGAATATTTACAAATTTGGCAGAGTTATCAATCAGATCAATTTATAAAAATTTTTGTATTTGCTCGTTCAGGAGATGGTACTCGGCTTTATTTTAATTTAGTGGATATGAGTATTTGGGAATATTGGTTGGATGAAGGGAGTGTTAGACAATTGTACAAAAATTTTGAAGATCTGATGTTAAATGCAGAATTGATTGATCAAGAGTGA
- the frr gene encoding ribosome recycling factor, with protein sequence MINDLKKDAEDRMNKSLDSLDHGFAKVRTGRAHPSILNGVMVPYYGSDVPLNQVANIGVEDSRTLLVQPFERSMVNAIDKAIRESDLGLNPVTADSIRVPMAALTEETRRDMQKVARNEAENAKVAIRNIRRDVLGDIKALLKEKEISEDDERRAGDEIQKITDKYVAEVDKRLAAKEAELMKV encoded by the coding sequence ATGATTAACGATCTTAAAAAAGATGCTGAAGACCGTATGAACAAGTCACTTGACTCGTTAGACCACGGTTTTGCAAAGGTTCGTACGGGTCGTGCGCATCCATCTATCCTCAATGGTGTAATGGTTCCTTACTATGGTTCTGATGTGCCATTAAACCAAGTGGCAAACATTGGTGTGGAGGATTCTCGTACTTTATTGGTGCAACCGTTTGAACGCTCAATGGTAAATGCAATTGATAAAGCGATTCGTGAATCTGACTTGGGTTTAAACCCAGTGACTGCAGATTCAATTCGTGTACCAATGGCAGCGTTGACTGAGGAAACTCGCCGCGATATGCAAAAGGTTGCACGTAATGAAGCTGAGAATGCCAAAGTTGCGATTCGTAACATTCGTCGTGATGTCTTGGGTGATATCAAAGCGTTATTGAAAGAAAAAGAAATTTCTGAAGATGATGAACGTCGTGCAGGTGATGAGATCCAAAAAATCACAGACAAATACGTTGCTGAAGTAGACAAACGTTTGGCTGCCAAAGAAGCTGAATTGATGAAGGTCTAA
- the uppS gene encoding polyprenyl diphosphate synthase, with amino-acid sequence MTTSEDNHLPRHVAIIMDGNNRFAKKKQLQKGDGHREGKNVLDPIVEHCRKVGVQALTVFAFSSENWNRPQYEVDLLMKLLEETIHEQIPRMEKFEISLRFIGDRSRLSTELKQLMLHAEQRTAKFTHMTLTIAISYGGMWDIAHTAQQIAQLVKDEKIDVNQINTEMFGQMISLGDLTPVDLLIRTGGDFRLSNFLLWQAAYAELYFTQTLWPEFTVKELEYAFNVFSGRERRFGKTSEQIQQEHIENL; translated from the coding sequence ATGACCACATCTGAAGACAACCATCTTCCTCGACACGTTGCCATCATCATGGATGGCAACAATCGTTTTGCAAAAAAGAAACAATTGCAAAAGGGGGATGGACACCGTGAAGGTAAAAATGTTCTTGACCCAATCGTAGAGCATTGTCGTAAAGTCGGTGTGCAAGCACTGACTGTTTTTGCATTTTCAAGTGAAAATTGGAATCGTCCCCAATATGAGGTGGATTTGTTAATGAAGTTGTTAGAAGAAACAATTCATGAGCAAATTCCACGTATGGAAAAGTTTGAAATTTCTTTACGTTTTATTGGCGATCGCAGCCGGCTTTCAACTGAATTGAAACAATTAATGTTGCATGCTGAACAAAGGACTGCTAAGTTCACTCACATGACTTTAACCATTGCAATCAGTTATGGCGGAATGTGGGATATTGCCCATACCGCCCAGCAAATTGCGCAATTGGTAAAAGATGAAAAAATTGATGTGAATCAAATTAACACTGAAATGTTTGGTCAGATGATCAGTCTAGGGGATTTAACACCTGTAGATTTATTGATTCGAACAGGCGGTGATTTTCGTTTATCCAATTTTTTACTTTGGCAGGCTGCTTATGCTGAGTTGTATTTCACTCAAACATTATGGCCTGAATTTACCGTCAAAGAATTAGAATATGCGTTTAATGTTTTTTCTGGTCGTGAACGGCGCTTTGGGAAAACCTCTGAACAAATTCAACAAGAGCATATAGAGAACTTATAA
- the aceR gene encoding HTH-type transcriptional regulator AceR, with protein MNINQEQLSIFKAVMESGSFSAAARKLGKVPSAVSMSIANLEIDLDLKLFERVGREPMPTPQAHVLYEKTEQLLIEMNQWKQQALALANGLETSLNIVVVTELLHTDWTEYISLLAEHFPTLQINIFSAPQEDALKMLINQTAQLALMFEREILESREQFVEVKREALVPVAAQHFPLAQKVVVTFEDILQSRQIVVASRDKSIKPELLYSKNYWRTDNHHLACSMILQGLGWGVLPVQIFEENSQYKKNLKILNLADFTPKFEYYVDLVWSRESHLGQAARFLINHIRNQRIHTK; from the coding sequence ATGAACATTAACCAAGAACAACTCAGCATTTTTAAAGCCGTGATGGAGTCTGGCTCATTTTCTGCGGCTGCTCGTAAACTCGGCAAGGTTCCTTCTGCGGTGAGTATGTCGATTGCCAATTTAGAAATTGATTTAGATCTTAAACTGTTTGAACGAGTTGGTCGTGAGCCTATGCCTACCCCACAAGCACACGTTTTATATGAAAAGACTGAACAATTACTCATTGAAATGAATCAATGGAAACAACAAGCACTTGCTTTAGCCAACGGATTAGAAACCTCCCTCAATATCGTGGTGGTGACCGAGCTTTTACACACCGATTGGACGGAGTACATCTCCCTGCTCGCTGAACATTTTCCAACTTTACAAATCAATATTTTTTCAGCACCACAAGAAGATGCTTTAAAAATGTTAATTAATCAAACAGCGCAACTCGCCCTCATGTTTGAACGTGAAATTTTAGAAAGCCGTGAACAGTTTGTAGAAGTTAAACGTGAAGCCTTAGTGCCAGTAGCAGCACAACATTTTCCGCTTGCACAAAAGGTCGTAGTGACATTTGAGGATATTTTACAAAGCCGACAAATCGTAGTGGCTAGTCGAGATAAAAGTATTAAACCTGAATTGCTTTATTCTAAAAATTATTGGCGGACGGATAACCATCATTTAGCCTGTTCGATGATTTTACAAGGCTTAGGTTGGGGCGTATTACCCGTACAAATTTTTGAGGAGAATAGCCAATATAAAAAGAATTTGAAAATTTTAAATCTGGCGGATTTCACACCAAAGTTTGAATATTATGTGGATTTGGTTTGGAGTCGAGAAAGTCATCTCGGTCAAGCTGCTCGTTTTTTGATTAATCACATCCGAAATCAACGAATTCATACAAAATAA
- the leuE gene encoding leucine efflux protein LeuE, with protein MFGITDIVTFIIGTIFIVILPGPNSLYTMSIASRFGIKVGYIAALGVFTGDLILILCTILGAASLLHAFPWLFILLKIIGATYLSYLGILLIIASYHTWLNVQHNKIERSVQATSEKVHPFRTALTISLLNPKAILFYLSFFIQFVDPNYHYSALSFAILSVIVQITSMLYLSILIFSGFKLAHFFNRRYKVAAIGVACVGLLFCGFGLKLAFSTM; from the coding sequence GTGTTTGGTATTACTGATATCGTGACCTTTATTATCGGTACAATTTTTATTGTGATTTTACCTGGTCCTAACTCACTATATACCATGTCTATCGCCTCTCGTTTTGGTATTAAAGTCGGTTATATTGCGGCTTTAGGGGTATTTACAGGCGATTTGATTTTAATTTTATGTACGATTTTAGGTGCAGCATCTTTATTACATGCTTTTCCTTGGTTATTCATTTTACTGAAAATTATTGGTGCAACTTACCTTTCTTATCTCGGGATACTTTTGATCATTGCCAGCTATCATACTTGGCTCAATGTACAACACAACAAAATAGAAAGATCCGTGCAAGCGACATCAGAAAAAGTCCATCCTTTTCGTACAGCACTCACCATTAGCCTGTTAAACCCTAAAGCTATTCTTTTTTACTTATCGTTTTTTATTCAGTTTGTCGATCCCAATTACCATTATTCAGCCTTAAGTTTCGCAATTCTCTCTGTAATCGTACAGATCACCAGTATGCTGTATTTAAGTATTTTGATCTTTTCTGGTTTTAAATTGGCACACTTTTTTAATCGTCGTTATAAAGTTGCGGCAATTGGTGTGGCGTGTGTTGGATTATTATTTTGTGGTTTTGGCTTAAAACTTGCGTTTTCAACCATGTAA
- a CDS encoding SMI1/KNR4 family protein, which translates to MIVLEIKRLAVDDEELVYLKSHPTKKNNKFLKYQLYLLAHAQVTDEEIQTFQTEYAIDLPIEYQLFLKQHNGGRPTLDCFGDEVINYFYGLLDWKDSFDSVQHAMSDRYPKSMLPIASTGGGDHLLLGWRDEFKSKIYYWDHELEHEESGENYFENIKFVANGLHEFLEMLYDLDEE; encoded by the coding sequence ATGATTGTGTTAGAAATAAAACGCTTAGCAGTAGATGATGAAGAGTTGGTTTATTTAAAATCTCATCCAACGAAGAAAAATAACAAGTTTTTAAAATATCAACTTTATTTGTTAGCGCATGCTCAGGTAACAGATGAAGAAATTCAAACATTTCAAACAGAGTATGCAATTGATTTACCTATAGAATATCAGTTGTTTCTAAAGCAACATAATGGTGGGCGACCGACACTAGATTGTTTTGGTGATGAGGTCATTAATTATTTTTATGGTTTGTTAGATTGGAAGGATTCATTTGATAGCGTACAACATGCAATGAGTGATCGTTATCCTAAAAGTATGTTGCCAATCGCTTCAACAGGTGGAGGTGATCATTTGCTATTGGGTTGGAGAGATGAATTTAAATCTAAAATTTACTATTGGGATCATGAGTTAGAGCATGAGGAAAGTGGTGAAAATTATTTTGAAAATATCAAGTTTGTTGCGAATGGATTGCATGAGTTTTTAGAAATGCTCTATGATCTTGATGAAGAATAG
- the aceI gene encoding chlorhexidine efflux PACE transporter AceI yields the protein MLISKRRIIHALSYEIILLVIIAIALSFIFEVPMEVTGTLGVAMAVTSVLWNMIFNHFFEKLEYKYKFRRTIGIRILHAIGFEGGLMLATIPMVAYAMDMSLWQAILLDLGMTSCILVYTFIFQWCYDAIEARLGFQPAH from the coding sequence ATGTTGATTTCCAAAAGAAGGATTATTCATGCACTCAGCTATGAAATCATCTTATTGGTGATCATTGCGATTGCATTGAGTTTTATTTTTGAAGTTCCGATGGAAGTGACGGGGACTTTGGGTGTAGCGATGGCAGTTACATCTGTGCTATGGAATATGATTTTTAATCATTTTTTTGAAAAATTAGAGTATAAATATAAGTTTAGAAGGACGATAGGTATTCGTATTTTGCATGCGATTGGTTTTGAAGGTGGTTTGATGTTGGCGACCATTCCGATGGTGGCGTATGCGATGGATATGAGTCTATGGCAAGCGATATTACTTGACTTGGGAATGACGTCTTGTATTTTGGTGTATACCTTTATTTTCCAATGGTGTTATGACGCAATTGAAGCACGCTTAGGTTTTCAGCCTGCGCATTGA
- the tal gene encoding transaldolase gives MTQSALEQLKQLTTIVADTGDLTAIQQFRPLDATTNPSLITAAAQQPESKELIESAYFQAKQEGYTADQLIERTIDILTVKLGAEILKIVTGRVSTEVDAALSYDTEATIAKAKELLALYKEHGVDQNRILIKIASTWEGIQAAKVLEAEGIHCNLTLLFGLHQAKACADAKVTLISPFVGRILDWYKKAENVNHYPIDKDPGVLSVKQIYHFYKQNNIKTEVMGASFRSVEQVLGLAGCDLLTVAPSLLQQLEQDTRIVTAQISENHAHSHQEYAHTALDEAQFKHELEHDLMAFQLLQAGIDGFIKAREQLQSLLRQSFGLDAEIQA, from the coding sequence ATGACACAATCAGCATTAGAGCAATTAAAACAACTCACCACTATTGTTGCCGATACAGGTGATTTAACTGCTATTCAACAATTTCGTCCTTTAGATGCAACCACTAATCCTTCATTAATTACTGCAGCCGCACAACAACCTGAAAGTAAAGAACTGATTGAATCAGCATATTTTCAAGCAAAACAAGAAGGTTATACAGCAGATCAATTGATTGAACGCACCATTGATATTTTGACTGTAAAATTAGGTGCTGAAATTTTAAAAATCGTGACTGGGCGTGTTTCCACTGAAGTCGATGCAGCATTGTCTTATGATACTGAGGCAACGATTGCCAAAGCCAAAGAATTATTAGCACTTTATAAAGAACATGGGGTTGATCAAAATCGAATTTTGATCAAAATCGCTTCAACTTGGGAAGGCATTCAAGCTGCGAAAGTGCTAGAAGCAGAAGGAATACATTGTAATTTGACATTGTTGTTTGGTTTACATCAAGCCAAAGCTTGTGCTGATGCTAAGGTCACTTTGATCTCACCTTTTGTGGGACGTATTTTAGACTGGTACAAAAAAGCTGAAAATGTAAATCATTATCCGATTGATAAAGACCCTGGTGTGCTTTCGGTAAAACAGATTTATCATTTTTATAAGCAAAATAATATTAAAACTGAAGTGATGGGCGCAAGCTTCCGTAGTGTTGAGCAAGTGCTTGGCTTGGCAGGCTGTGATCTACTCACGGTTGCCCCGAGTTTATTACAACAACTTGAACAAGACACACGTATAGTGACTGCGCAAATCTCAGAAAATCATGCACATTCACATCAAGAATATGCGCATACTGCACTTGATGAAGCACAGTTTAAACATGAACTAGAGCATGACTTGATGGCTTTTCAGTTATTACAGGCAGGTATTGATGGTTTTATCAAAGCACGTGAGCAATTACAATCTTTATTGCGCCAGTCTTTTGGCTTAGATGCTGAGATTCAAGCTTAA
- the rimO gene encoding 30S ribosomal protein S12 methylthiotransferase RimO codes for MKSPKVGFVSLGCPKALVDSERILTQLKTEGYDVASDYDGADLVVVNTCGFIESAVQESLDAIGEAMNANGRVIVTGCLGKDEDKIRQMHPNVLKVTGAAAYQEVMEAVHEYVPEPPKHNPFIDLVPEQGIRLTPKHYAYLKISEGCNHRCTFCIIPSMRGDLVSRPVGSVLSEAQALKKAGVKEVLVISQDTSAYGVDTKYKLDFWNGQPVKTKFFDMCEALGQLGIWVRLHYVYPYPHVDAVIDLMAQGKILAYLDIPFQHASPRILKLMKRPAHSENTLERLKLWREKCPDLVIRSTFVVGFPGETEEDFQTLLDWLQEAQLDRVGCFTYSPVEGATANDLPDHVPEEIKQERYERFMEVQQAISAAKLQKRIGQTMTVLVDDLEEEFPVAVARSYADAPEIDGNVFVEDIDKSLIKAGDLLEVEITDADEYDLFAKLIRIQSA; via the coding sequence ATGAAGTCCCCCAAAGTCGGTTTCGTTTCTTTAGGTTGTCCTAAGGCATTGGTAGATTCTGAACGAATTTTAACTCAGTTAAAAACTGAGGGTTATGATGTGGCATCGGATTATGATGGTGCCGATTTGGTTGTTGTAAATACCTGTGGTTTTATTGAATCTGCAGTACAAGAATCTTTAGATGCCATTGGTGAGGCAATGAATGCCAATGGTCGAGTGATTGTCACTGGCTGTTTGGGTAAAGACGAAGACAAAATTCGCCAAATGCATCCGAATGTTTTAAAAGTGACAGGTGCAGCAGCATATCAAGAAGTGATGGAAGCTGTGCATGAGTACGTTCCTGAGCCACCAAAACACAACCCTTTTATTGATCTTGTCCCTGAACAAGGGATTCGTTTGACTCCAAAACATTATGCGTATTTGAAAATATCAGAAGGCTGTAATCATCGTTGCACATTCTGCATTATTCCAAGCATGCGTGGTGATTTGGTGTCTCGTCCTGTAGGTTCTGTGTTGAGTGAAGCACAAGCATTAAAAAAAGCAGGTGTAAAAGAAGTTTTAGTAATTTCCCAAGATACCTCAGCGTATGGTGTAGATACCAAATACAAACTCGACTTTTGGAATGGTCAGCCTGTTAAAACTAAATTCTTTGACATGTGTGAGGCATTGGGTCAACTCGGAATTTGGGTGCGTTTGCATTATGTTTATCCATATCCGCATGTGGATGCAGTCATTGATTTGATGGCACAAGGCAAGATTCTCGCTTATTTAGACATTCCTTTTCAGCATGCCAGTCCACGTATTTTAAAACTGATGAAGCGACCAGCGCACAGTGAAAATACTTTGGAACGGCTAAAATTATGGCGTGAAAAATGCCCTGATTTGGTGATTCGTTCAACTTTCGTGGTTGGCTTTCCTGGTGAAACCGAAGAAGATTTTCAAACACTATTGGATTGGTTGCAAGAAGCGCAACTTGATCGTGTGGGTTGCTTTACTTATTCACCTGTTGAAGGTGCAACTGCCAATGATTTGCCAGATCACGTGCCTGAAGAAATCAAACAAGAGCGTTATGAACGTTTTATGGAAGTTCAGCAAGCGATTTCTGCGGCTAAATTACAAAAGCGTATCGGTCAAACCATGACGGTGCTGGTGGATGACTTAGAAGAAGAGTTCCCAGTGGCTGTAGCACGCTCTTATGCAGATGCACCAGAGATTGATGGTAATGTTTTTGTTGAAGATATTGATAAGTCTTTGATTAAAGCAGGTGACTTACTTGAAGTCGAAATTACTGATGCAGATGAATATGATTTATTTGCTAAGTTGATTCGCATTCAGTCCGCTTAA
- the glnL gene encoding nitrogen regulation protein NR(II), which yields MDQHPSIDYRLLVDNLTTAILLVDYNLNIFYLNSSCEALFDISLLRAKGQPVINILHAPSDDFNTLEALQNSIQTGQAYTRREAIINVNFKDMHVDYSVSQLNTGKPYHPLLLIELNPIDRMLKISKEENLIQQHQITRQLVRGVAHEIKNPLGGIRGATQLLARSLKDPEYNEFTDIIISEVDRLRNLADTMLGSRQLPSYEPVNIHEPLERVRALITNQTKKKIKITRDYDLSLPDVYADRDQLIQVMLNISVNAVQAMTENKEFFVEHQPALILRTRIQRLVTINGVLNKSAIRIDIEDNGPGIPQELLESIFYPLVTGRAKGTGLGLSIAQNIMHQHNGMIECQSVPGKTVFSLYLPWESNHVTK from the coding sequence ATGGATCAACACCCAAGCATTGATTATCGTTTATTGGTGGATAATTTAACCACTGCCATCCTTTTAGTCGATTATAACTTAAATATTTTTTATTTAAATTCATCTTGCGAAGCATTGTTTGATATTAGTCTATTACGTGCAAAAGGTCAGCCTGTCATCAATATTCTACATGCACCCAGTGATGATTTTAACACGCTTGAGGCTTTACAAAATTCAATTCAAACAGGTCAAGCTTATACTCGCCGTGAAGCCATTATCAATGTCAATTTTAAAGACATGCATGTGGACTACTCTGTTTCACAACTCAACACAGGAAAACCATATCACCCGCTACTTTTAATCGAATTAAATCCGATTGACCGGATGTTAAAGATTTCCAAAGAAGAAAACCTCATTCAACAACATCAAATCACACGCCAATTGGTGCGTGGTGTGGCACATGAAATTAAGAATCCTTTAGGGGGGATTCGTGGTGCAACCCAGCTGTTGGCACGTAGTTTAAAAGACCCTGAATATAATGAATTTACTGACATTATCATTAGTGAAGTGGATCGTTTAAGAAATCTTGCTGATACCATGCTTGGTTCACGCCAACTGCCAAGTTATGAACCTGTGAATATTCATGAACCCTTAGAGCGTGTTCGAGCTTTAATCACTAACCAAACTAAAAAGAAAATTAAAATCACCCGAGACTACGATCTGTCGCTCCCCGATGTCTATGCAGATCGAGATCAACTGATTCAAGTTATGCTGAATATCAGTGTCAATGCTGTACAAGCCATGACCGAAAATAAAGAGTTTTTTGTTGAGCATCAACCCGCACTCATTTTACGCACACGTATTCAACGTCTTGTTACGATCAATGGTGTACTCAATAAATCAGCGATACGCATAGATATTGAGGACAATGGTCCAGGAATTCCACAAGAATTATTAGAATCTATTTTTTATCCATTAGTCACAGGACGTGCCAAAGGTACAGGTCTTGGCTTAAGCATCGCACAAAACATTATGCATCAACACAATGGAATGATTGAATGTCAATCCGTTCCGGGCAAAACCGTATTTAGCTTATATTTACCTTGGGAGTCTAACCATGTCACAAAATAA
- the pyrH gene encoding UMP kinase, whose protein sequence is MLDSKKPRFERILLKLSGEALAGNKDMGIDAQVLDQMSLSIAHLVGLGVQVGIVVGGGNLYRGSQLQKDGLVGRVTGDQMGMLATVMNGLALRDALVRRNIKTRLMSALPIGAVVEAYSSRDAIRHLTQGEVCVFVAGTGNPFFTTDTAACLRGIEIEADLILKATKVDGVYNKDPSKYEDAVKYETLTFDQVLDEKLGVMDLTAICLCRDHNVPLQVFDMNKAGSLLSVVMGEKEGTHVTN, encoded by the coding sequence ATGTTAGATTCAAAAAAACCACGTTTTGAACGTATTTTGTTGAAATTATCAGGTGAAGCACTTGCTGGCAATAAAGACATGGGGATTGATGCGCAAGTATTAGACCAAATGTCATTGTCAATTGCACATTTAGTTGGGTTAGGTGTGCAAGTGGGTATCGTAGTGGGTGGTGGTAACTTATATCGTGGTAGCCAGTTACAAAAAGACGGCTTAGTGGGTCGTGTAACAGGCGACCAAATGGGTATGTTAGCAACAGTGATGAATGGGTTGGCACTGCGTGATGCATTAGTACGCCGCAACATTAAAACGCGTTTAATGTCAGCACTGCCAATCGGTGCGGTGGTAGAGGCTTATTCAAGCCGTGATGCGATTCGTCATTTAACTCAAGGTGAAGTGTGCGTCTTTGTTGCGGGTACAGGTAATCCATTCTTTACGACTGATACAGCAGCATGTTTACGTGGGATTGAAATTGAAGCAGATTTAATTTTAAAAGCTACCAAAGTGGATGGCGTTTATAATAAAGACCCAAGTAAATACGAAGATGCAGTAAAATACGAAACACTGACTTTCGATCAGGTATTGGACGAGAAGTTGGGTGTGATGGATTTAACCGCGATTTGCTTGTGTCGTGACCATAATGTGCCATTGCAAGTATTTGATATGAACAAAGCGGGTTCATTACTTTCAGTTGTGATGGGTGAAAAAGAAGGAACTCACGTTACAAACTAA
- the glnG gene encoding nitrogen regulation protein NR(I) has translation MSQNKIWVIDDDRAMRWVLEKTFKEEGLDVTSFEDAQSALDQLNTDTPDVILTDIRMPGIDGLTFLGKVKGSFPDLPVIIMTAHSDLESAVSSYQTGAFEYLPKPFDIDEALALVNRAILHINKLQQQESAKAAPIQSTEIIGESPAMQEVFRAIGRLSQSHITVLINGESGTGKELVAHALHRHSPRSSKPFIALNMAAIPKDLIETELFGHEKGAFTGANTQRQGRFEQANGGTLFLDEIGDMPFETQTRLLRVLADGEFYRVGGHIPVRVDVRIVAATHQDLEKLVHDGRFREDLYHRLNVIRIHIPKLAHRSEDIPMLAQHFLASAGKELGVSPKILRQETKDYIKQLPWPGNVRQLENTCRWLTVMITGREVYPEDLPSELKQIPLNKADEQNKAQGAIDRIAVHHWDELLGQWAIQKLKNGEMKLLDIATPMFERTLINAALQQTRGRKRHAAELLGWGRNTLTRKLKELGMDSADDDEEDESNKAVNE, from the coding sequence ATGTCACAAAATAAAATATGGGTCATCGATGATGATCGTGCAATGCGTTGGGTTTTGGAAAAGACTTTCAAAGAGGAAGGTTTGGATGTCACCAGTTTTGAAGATGCACAATCTGCATTAGATCAACTGAATACAGATACTCCAGATGTGATTCTAACGGATATTCGTATGCCCGGCATTGATGGTTTAACATTTTTAGGCAAAGTAAAAGGCAGCTTTCCTGATTTACCTGTCATCATCATGACAGCGCATTCAGACCTCGAATCTGCGGTTTCAAGTTATCAAACCGGTGCATTTGAATATTTACCGAAACCCTTTGATATTGATGAAGCATTAGCATTGGTGAATCGTGCAATTTTGCATATTAATAAGCTACAACAACAAGAATCTGCCAAAGCAGCACCGATTCAATCGACTGAAATCATCGGTGAATCGCCTGCGATGCAAGAAGTATTTCGTGCAATTGGACGTTTATCACAATCCCATATTACTGTTCTGATTAATGGTGAATCTGGAACAGGGAAAGAACTGGTTGCACATGCACTGCATCGCCACTCACCCCGTAGTAGCAAGCCTTTTATTGCCTTAAATATGGCAGCCATTCCCAAAGATTTGATCGAAACCGAACTATTTGGACATGAGAAAGGTGCATTTACAGGGGCAAACACCCAACGTCAAGGTCGTTTTGAACAAGCCAATGGTGGGACATTATTTTTAGATGAAATTGGCGATATGCCATTTGAAACCCAAACACGTTTGTTACGTGTTTTAGCCGATGGTGAGTTTTATCGTGTTGGTGGACATATTCCTGTGCGTGTCGATGTGCGTATTGTGGCAGCTACCCATCAGGATTTGGAAAAACTCGTTCATGATGGTCGTTTCCGTGAGGATTTATATCATCGCTTAAATGTGATTCGTATTCATATTCCCAAACTGGCACATCGCTCTGAAGATATTCCGATGCTTGCGCAGCATTTTTTAGCCAGTGCAGGCAAAGAACTTGGCGTTAGCCCGAAAATCTTACGTCAAGAAACCAAAGACTACATCAAACAACTGCCTTGGCCGGGCAATGTGCGTCAACTTGAAAATACTTGCCGTTGGCTCACTGTGATGATCACAGGGCGTGAAGTTTATCCTGAAGACTTACCTTCTGAGTTGAAGCAAATTCCTCTCAATAAAGCTGACGAGCAAAATAAAGCGCAAGGTGCTATTGATCGTATTGCGGTACATCATTGGGATGAACTACTTGGACAATGGGCGATTCAAAAGTTGAAAAATGGCGAAATGAAATTACTTGATATTGCGACCCCCATGTTTGAACGCACTTTAATTAATGCTGCTTTACAACAAACCCGTGGTCGTAAGCGTCATGCTGCAGAGTTACTCGGTTGGGGACGTAATACCTTAACTCGCAAACTGAAAGAGTTAGGTATGGACTCTGCGGATGACGACGAAGAAGATGAGAGTAATAAAGCGGTGAATGAATAA